Part of the Gemmatimonadaceae bacterium genome is shown below.
GCGCGCCGAGCAGCCGCAGACCGAGTTCACCACCACCAGCGTGGTGCCACGGCCGTCGGGAAGCGCGGCGTCCACGTCCTCGACGGTGCGCAGTTCCGTGAACCCGACGCGCGTGAGGTCTTCGCGCATGGGACTGACGAGGCGTTCGTCGTACATCAGTTGACGCATGGGCTCTCGTGATGCAATGAGGTGAAGGGCTCCGCCGCCGAGTGCCTAGTCTTCGTGGTCGGCGCGGACCAGCGCGAGGAGCGCGCTCTGGGGAACGACCAGGTAGATCTCGTTTTCGAACGTGATCTCCACCGCGGCCTTGCGAAAGAACAGCGCGTAGTCGCCGGCACGCGCCTGCATGGGGACGTACTTGCCCGACGTGTCGCGTCGCGACGTTCGCCACGGCTCATCGGACGACTCGTTGAAGTCGGGCATGGGATAGCCCGGGCCGGTGGCCACGATCTCACCGCCTTGCACGGCCTGGGAATCGAGCGCCGTTGGCGGGAGATACAGACCGACCCTCGTGCGCTCCTCACCGTCCTCCGCCTTGATGAGAACTCGGTCGCCGACGACGATCAGGTGCTTGTTGCCTCGATGCATTGGGGAGTTGCCGGGGTGAACGGATGGGCAGATGGAACTTCGGGCGTTGCCGCTCGTCCCGCGGCAACGCGCCTTCGATCAGCGTGACTCACCACCCACCAGCCACCCCGTCGTCGGCAGAGGTCACGAGGCCGGCTTGGGCCGCACGAGGTGCAGCTCGCTCTGGCGCTTCAGCGCCCACGCCAGCGAGCCGTCGCGCCGCACGAGGAAGTCCTCCTCCTGCGCCATGCGCACCGGCTGGCCGTTCCACTCCGGCACCGGTGTCGTGGTCTGCAACTCCGAAGAATACCACATGCCGGGAATCACCTTGCTGTCGCCGCGACCGGGAACCCCTTCCTGATAGTCCCAGAGCCCGATCAATGGTCCCGCGCCGTGGCCGTGTTTGCCGATCGGATGGGAATACATGGTTCCGGTGATGCCCTCGGCCTTCATCTTGGCGAGCGTCGCCCGGAGAATCTCGTTCCCGCTGCGGCCCGGGCGCGTCTCTTCGAAGAGGATGTCCTGGAGGCGGTTCGACGAGGCCAGGGCCTTCTGCAGCCCGGGCGGCGGCGCCGTCTCGCCCGGCTTGAGGACATAGCCGTTGTGCTGCGTGTCCGTGTTCAGGCCGAGCGCGGTAATACCGACGTCGCACCAGAGCACGTCACCGGGCTGAATGGTGGCGTCCTCGCCGATGGATGGAGCGCCCGCGCGCTGCACCGACACCGACGGCTGGAACCACGTGGTCAGCCCACGGTCGGCCACCTGCTGTCGCCACCACCACACGAGGTCCTGCGTGGTCGTCACGCCCGGCGTGATGACCTCATTGGAGAACATCCGGGCGATGAGCGTGTGCACGAGTTGCGTGAGTTTGCCGTAGAACTCCTCCTCTTCGGGGAGTCGTGCGGCGATGAACTGCAGGGGCAGCTCCTCGGTGCGCTTGAACCGCGCGGTCCATGGCCGACCCAGCGCCTGCGACATGCCCTCCAGCTCACCGGCACTGAGGCCGTCGGAGAAGGCATGGGTTCGCGACACGTTGATGCCGATCACTCTTGGCCGTCGCTCCTCGATGACGCGCTTGAGCACCTGCCACTGCGACTCGCCCCAGAGTTCCGCTTGCCGCACGTTCCCGGCGCTCGGCGCCATCTGCGGGGCGCGGTACTCGCGATAGATGCCGCCCTGCGAGCTGCCGCCGAGCGCGAGTCGCTCGATGCAGGATCCGTCACCCGGATCGACCTTGCCGGACGCCGCGCATCGGTCGAAAAAGACGTAGATCGTGCGGCGCCGCGCGTGGAACGTCGTGGGCGAGACCAGCGAACTGAACACCGGATCCTCGTTGTATTCGCGCATCGGCATGACCCAGAGGTCGACCCCGTGCGTCCGCATGAGTCCGGGCAGGATCTTCTGCATGCGCTGTTCGAGCCAGCGCTGCTGCAGTTCGGCCTGCTCGCGCTGGGTGCCGAAGGGTCGTTCGGGCTGCTGGGCCTGGAGCAGCAACGGGGCGAGCAGGGCGAGGCTGAGGAGGGACTTCATGCGCGTTCCAGCGAGGCGGGCGTGTCGGGGAATGTCGAGCGTGCCGAAAGCGTACCACCGCGCACGTGGGCAGGCCAGCGTGTCCCTTCAGCACCTCGACCCGGACTACTTGTCGACGGCGGCGGGTTGTTCGGCAGTGACGGCGTCCAGAGTGTGCCCACGCTTCTCATGCCGGAGCAGCAGGTAGCGCACCAGTTGCACGACTCCGGCGAGGATGATCGCATAGGCCACGAGCACCACGCCACGCCAGAGGAAAGTCAGCAGGGCCATGGTTGGCCAGTCGGCAAGCACCGCGGCCCTCGAGCCCATGCGCTCGAATCCCAGGGCAGTCAGTCCGAGCGAGACGATTACTTCTGCAGCTGCCTCGGCGACGGTGAAGAGCGGGACGAGGTAGAGCCAACGCCGGAGGGTGAAGTTCCCGAGGTGGACGGTCGCCATCGCGAGAATCAGCAACTGGCCCAGCACGAACGCCGCACCCACGTAGATCATGCTCTCCGACGGGCCGACGGACAGCGTCACCAACCGATAGAGGCGCACGACGAGGCCCGTGAGCGCGCCCATCCCGACGGCCGACATGGTGAAACGTCGGAGTCCGGGCGGTTCGTCGAGCCGAAAGGTGCCGGTGACCTGCGGAAAGAACGCGGCCATGTGAGCAAGTTATTGCAGCGTATGGTGCGGCGGCGACCGGGCGACCCACAACGGCCATCTTGTGGACCTCCACCTTGAGATCGGCAAGGCGTGCGTCCAGACGACCGCTTCGCGCTCTGCCGGCCAGCCCTGGCGAGCGCGAGGCCCTGCAGCGGGGGCGCGCGAGTGCCAATTCGGGCCACTGCTACCTGAAGAGGTCTTCCTCCGCGCGCGATCTGCTCCACTGGCGTTGTTCGCTGGCTCCCCTGAGGCCGGGCCAACACTCCTCCGCGATTCGCGGCCGCGAATTGCCACCGATGCGAGAGGGATCTTCGGTAGCGCCCGAAGCGGCCACCTGCACCCGAGGTGTATGGTCGCTGGCGATCGGGAGAAGGAGTGCGCGCTCTCCAAGGTATGCAGCCAAGAGAGAGACCCCCGCCAGAATGACGGCCGTTTGAACCAGGAAGCCAGGGCCAGGTCGGTACACGGCACCATCAACTGTCTCAAGGAAACGGGCGAAGCCTGCTGCCTGAATCAATGAGATCACCCCTGTTAGGCCATAGAGATTAGGCAGTCTCGCGTCTGACAAGGCCTTCGAAGGATTGCGATGCACCCAGTATCGTGCCACGAGCCATCTCAAGCCGGCGGCCTGAAGGTAGGGCACAAAACCGATCGCCAGAACGGAGGCGCGGGCGGTGGCGCCACCAGCAAGGAAATCGTATGCGCCAAGCAACCCACCTCCCGCGTCGCGGAAGAACTCGGCAACGCGATGCCCGTCTACTCCGGGCAGTCCGAATCGCGCCGCAAGCTCACAGAGCGCTGCCCCGATGAGTCCCGTGGTGACGGTGAATAGAGCGCTTGGCCACCGTCTCTGTCGGTGAAAGACGGTCCGCATTTGTCCCGATGCGTGGCTGAGATGCATGAGAGCCGAGAGCCTCAAGGCGATCAACAAGTTGCGCGCTGCACGGTCCGCACAAAGAGTGGCAGCATGGAGAGGCGGACCATTCTCCAGGAGATCCGAGTCATGGTCCGCGCTCCACAACCGCAGCCCTAGCAACACATGTAGAGCCAAGGGCCAATCCACCACGCCAGCCCCTCAAGCAGCGTGCTGCAGCCGGGGGAGCAGATGTACGTTCCACCTCCCAGGTCCTGAACGTACTGGTACCCAGTGCCCTCTGCCAGAGCAGCCTGCAGAGGTATCAGTAGCACCACAAGGGTGAACCCAAACACCGCCAAACGATGTCGTGAGCGGCGCAATAGCATAGTTACAACCTCCACAAGTAGATTGGGGGCTTCGCCTAACTGCGGGTTGGATCTCAGCAGCACCAGTGATCCGGCCAGCCAGACTGGCATCCCGGCGTGCAGATCACATTTCCGTCCTCAAGACAGGCATACACGTAGCGCTGCCCGTCTTCTGCCTGAACGTTCCCCAGTGGAACCGCCAGCAATAGCGCCGCCAACGGAAGCGCACGTCGCTGCAGTAGTTTCCTCAGCCTCATCTTCACACCTCCACGTGTTGGGTACGTGACACCGCCCAGGTCGAGGCACCCCTGCCTTCCTGAGCACAACTTTAGTGCCTCTGGAGCGGGGGCTCGCTCAGTAGGCGAATCCGGTTCGCGAAGGCAGCGACGTCGCCAACGCCATGGACAACCACACGACGGCCATGCGTAGGCGGCCCGACAAACACCAAGTCACCGCTCTTCCAGGTTTCGAAGGCAGACTCTTCAAGAAGAATGACCGGTACGTGGATACGCTCAAGCGCCAGGAATTCGCAGACTTCCGAGCTGTCGCGGCGCGGGACGGTGAAGAGAACACGCACTCGATCTCGTACGGTGTCGGCACTCAGATTCCGAAGCAGGTATCCCAAGCCGAGGCAACTCATACACTCGCGCGCGGTCGCCAGCAGTAGACTCTTTGCCCCGTCGAGTGGCGCTTCCGTGCACGCCGGGCGTCCGTGGTCGGTCGCTGAGAGAAGCGAATCGGCCAGTTCACGGAACTGTTGATCATTGTCGAGTGGCTGTTGCTGGGAACAGCCCAAGAGAAAGCAGGCCATCCAGACTGATAACGAGGGTGCCCGACAGAGTCGGCCCGTCATCGCTGCACCAACGGCTGCAGCAAGAGGAACGGCCGGTCCGATGCTTGTTCATGCCCCAGTACAACGAGACGCTCGTTCGAGATCCCCAGGACCGGGGGAGCTGCAGTAAGAGCTTCCCACTTCTCACCACGCAACACCGCGACGGTAGCCGGGTCGCCGTAAGCAAGTACACCCTTCACGAAAGGCACGACCACAACGTGACCATTGGCATAGATCGCCGAGGCCGTGTGAAACGTGGAGAGCCATTTCTTGAGAATATCTTGTGGGCCGTTCAGCTTCACTTCTGGAGCGTGCGGTCTGATGTACCCTGGCACAGTGATCGCCATCGCCGTAACGTGGCCATCGGCAAGTGTCACTTTCCAGAGGGAGTCCGAGAGAGTACACACTACAAGCGCTGTGTCGCCCCGCAGTGCGACGGAGAAGGAGCGGGCGACGTCCCATGGAATAGGACTGCGAGGCGTCGGGGTGAGCCGCTTGAGTGGGAGAAAGCCTTGCTTGACTGTGCCAATGGAGTCAAGCCGAAACAGGATGTGGTCAGTGCCGGCCTGACTCCCAGTGACGAGCAATTCCCCGTCCGGCAAGACCCGCAGCCCCGTAATCAGACTAAAGCCTTTCAACAGAAACTCACGTTGAAAGTCACCGTCCCGCGAGAAGACTGCGATCTTCGGCACGGCCCCGTCGGAGACGAATATCCGGCCGTCAGGAGCAACACGGGGGAACCTAGGTGCCGAGAACTCCCCGGGTCCGCCCCCCTTGCTCCCCAGCAACCGCAGGAGCATCCCTGTAGAGTCGAACAGCTTGACATTCCCCTCGGATGCGTCTGCGATGAGCACCCTCCCGTCGGGGGTGACCTCCGTGCCGGAGAAGCGAACGAGTGGCGAAGTCGGGCCCGTCCGGAGCCAGATTGAGTCGGAGGCCAGTACCGCACCTGAGAAGGAGGTGCCCGCCATTGCCGGTGAGACGGTATCAGCGCGCGGTGTCCCGCATGCGACCGACAGGGCAACCAGTGAGATGCACCATCGCCGGGACGTCGCTCTCTCCTGCGATGCGCCGATGGTGTTGATGACTTGAGTGGTCTCCTCACGCGTTGCGCGCCACGCGCGCCGAACGCCTGCCAAAGCTGCAGCGAAGTGCTGAGGGGAGTTGGCCGAGCCGACGGACAGCGAGTCCGAGGTGACCGACACGGCCCAAGGGGCCGACACACAATGGATGACGGTCCGCCACCCGCCGTGGGCGTCGGGACGACGTGTCAGTTTCAATCGTCGCGCCGGCTCGAGTCGCTGAGCACGCTCAAGGTCCGGGTCAATCGCGCCTCGGATTCCGTCACCGACTCCAAGACGGAATCCGCGCTCCAAGACGCCGGCAGCATCAACGGCGAGCGGCCGCTGCTCTGCCGAGTTGCCGACGCTCGCTATTGCGCCGAGGCGCATCGGGGACCAGGGATCCTGACCGCCCCCCCCCCAATGTCGAGCTCGCTCGCACCGCTCTTCGCGTCTTCATTTCCCCACCCTAACGAAGCGACGCGGCAAGTGTAGGCAACAGGCCGCGATCTGTCAACGTCGATCCATACATGAGGACGGCAGGGCCGTCAGGCGTCCTCTGACAACTGGCTCGTGGCCGCGCCGCGAGTCGTTGTTCCCACGTCCTGTGGATCCGGCACAGCCCGGAACTCCGCGCGCGATGCGACTGACCCCAAACGACGCGAAGTATCGCGTCACGGCGCTCCAGTTGCAGCCGGTGTCTCGGCAACGGTCCCCACGAGCTGTGAGTCTCGTGCGCCGCTCGAGACTGCAGCACGGTCTTGTGGAAGCGGGCGACGCGCTCGTCGCAGTGCGACAGCAGCCCCCCGCACGCGGCGCATGATACAGCCCATCATAGCCCTGCGCGCGATAACAGCGCCGCCACGGACTGACGAGCGGCGGCTGACGGCTAGCGCGGCCGCAATCGCGGTGTTCGACGCTCCGGTCGCCAACCGGAGAATGATCTGCGCTCGGCGCGCTCGAGGCGCGCGCGCCTTCGCGCGCGCGGTAAGCTGCGACTGCTTCCTTAGCGGACAGCGTGACTTGAAGGGCTTTCGGGCGAGCCGTCTCCATCCGCGGAACCCTTTGCCGCGTGAGACCCAGAATCGCTTGCTGTGGCGCTGGACGAGGCCACGCCGGGTTCGCCCACGCTCGCCAAGCCGGGCGGTCGGCGCAAAGAAGCCGATGCCGTTCTGGCACCGGCTCTGCCTGTCACCCGCGAGACGGACGGATCAGCGGGCGATGGGTGTGTCCCGAGTTCAGTTGACGTTCGGGTGAGGCCGCATGTGAGAGACGCTCACGCTGCCGCGTCTCGGAGAACGGGGATCTTCGCTGCCAAGGCGCGCTGGAGCAAGGGCAAGTGCATGTAGCCCTTCACCAGGCGGAACTGCTGCTCCATCACGCCTAACGCGGCCGCGCACCAGCGCAGCTTCTGGTCGCTCGTCCGCCAACGGTCGACCTGCGCGGTGCGCGCCTCGACGCCGGCCATCACGCTTTCGAGCAGATTGGTCGTCTTGAAGCTGACGCCCAGTTCGGGAAACACGCCCAGTCGGTGCAGGGTCAGGGTCTCCTCGAGGCCCTCCTCCAGGCTGCGCGCCGCGGACTCGTTGCGCACCCCGAGCTCGCGACTCAGCCGCTGCAGCGCGCGCTTAGCGTCGGCATAGGCGGGGTGCGCATACGCGGCCTGCAGCTTGCGCCGCCATGGCGCGTGCTCGGCTTTCGGCAAGTAGCTCACCACGTTCTCCCGCTTGTGCCACTGACACCGTTGCACCGCAACCGTCTCGCCGTACACCTCGCGCACGGCCGCCCGCAATCCCTTCGACCCATCCAGCACCACGCGCAGCGGGCCCGTGAGCGGGAAGCCGCGCTCCCCCAGCTCGCGCAGGAAGCTGGCGAGTACGCACCGATTTTCCGTCGCCGTCTGCACCAGCCCCAGAATGCGCTTCTCCCCTGTCGTCGTCACCCCGAGCGCGATCACCAGCTGGTCGCCGGCAAACGTCTTGCCATCGAGGACGAGCCCCAAGGGGGCATCGCCTAACGCGCGCTCCTGGAGCTGGCGAAGCTCGCGCGCACTCGCGCGGATGAATCGGCGCGACACGCTGGTGCGCGCCAGCCCGAACGCCGCGGGCACCGCTTCCGCCGCCGCCTCGTACTCGCGGCAGGAGAGCCCGCCCAGCACTCGGCGGAACAAGCCGACGTCGAGCCTGCGCGGCACCTGGAACTGCTGGT
Proteins encoded:
- a CDS encoding co-chaperone GroES; translation: MHRGNKHLIVVGDRVLIKAEDGEERTRVGLYLPPTALDSQAVQGGEIVATGPGYPMPDFNESSDEPWRTSRRDTSGKYVPMQARAGDYALFFRKAAVEITFENEIYLVVPQSALLALVRADHED
- a CDS encoding transposase yields the protein MCAGWRAVSAPRRRAGCGALGKQAGSVYVADQKLSITVPRVRDRRAGHEVPLTTYQQFQVPRRLDVGLFRRVLGGLSCREYEAAAEAVPAAFGLARTSVSRRFIRASARELRQLQERALGDAPLGLVLDGKTFAGDQLVIALGVTTTGEKRILGLVQTATENRCVLASFLRELGERGFPLTGPLRVVLDGSKGLRAAVREVYGETVAVQRCQWHKRENVVSYLPKAEHAPWRRKLQAAYAHPAYADAKRALQRLSRELGVRNESAARSLEEGLEETLTLHRLGVFPELGVSFKTTNLLESVMAGVEARTAQVDRWRTSDQKLRWCAAALGVMEQQFRLVKGYMHLPLLQRALAAKIPVLRDAAA
- a CDS encoding aminopeptidase P family protein is translated as MKSLLSLALLAPLLLQAQQPERPFGTQREQAELQQRWLEQRMQKILPGLMRTHGVDLWVMPMREYNEDPVFSSLVSPTTFHARRRTIYVFFDRCAASGKVDPGDGSCIERLALGGSSQGGIYREYRAPQMAPSAGNVRQAELWGESQWQVLKRVIEERRPRVIGINVSRTHAFSDGLSAGELEGMSQALGRPWTARFKRTEELPLQFIAARLPEEEEFYGKLTQLVHTLIARMFSNEVITPGVTTTQDLVWWWRQQVADRGLTTWFQPSVSVQRAGAPSIGEDATIQPGDVLWCDVGITALGLNTDTQHNGYVLKPGETAPPPGLQKALASSNRLQDILFEETRPGRSGNEILRATLAKMKAEGITGTMYSHPIGKHGHGAGPLIGLWDYQEGVPGRGDSKVIPGMWYSSELQTTTPVPEWNGQPVRMAQEEDFLVRRDGSLAWALKRQSELHLVRPKPAS